Proteins from a genomic interval of Zingiber officinale cultivar Zhangliang chromosome 2A, Zo_v1.1, whole genome shotgun sequence:
- the LOC122043091 gene encoding trihelix transcription factor GT-2-like — protein sequence MQSGGGYGGVSEIQQFMVDNSSLFAISSAAAASANTTPADGGHAHHPLKYQPQQPPQMPPPFSHFNSIPITQQLLHQAPPPHHQYFHLFHPPPPHQQQYLAEPRRFIPEHQLGGAAMDQESCPDNSAASGGLPPFLASAMSFKLAVDGGSRERINVDDGSMLRGDDVSGNRPHHWQREDDSAIEELPWRPLDIDYIDRNNKRCKDKEAEAGSSNNFSKKRKEVADSERVEVAGGSNYKIFSELEAIYKPGSSANVGQTGSGSALTGEETIPPVLNAAAMAPPQDAAVGETSAGEEATETVKSSPSTGRRRRRSRRKRRLQQLSAMAAFFESLVKQLMEHQEGLHRKFLEVMERREQERAGREDAWRKQDAANTSREAASRSQERALAASREAAIISFIEKMTGQRLHLPSNPQLSIAEEFDAIQMPNRDATDTYCAGGNQAPKDSATLNTSRWPKAEVEVLIGVRTELEARFQEPGLKAPLWEEVSAAMTAMGYRRSAKRCKEKWENINKYFRKTKEKARNRPEHSKTCPYFQKLDQLYSNTKHPSSSTLLNSQLLEAITMPPPGESSTHLATGDEDEEQRSRQEEEEEEDSHGNAAMHWE from the exons ATGCAATCTGGCGGTGGCTATGGCGGCGTCTCCGAGATCCAGCAATTCATGGTCGACAATTCCTCTCTCTTCGCTATCTCCTCCGCCGCAGCCGCATCCGCCAACACCACTCCTGCCGACGGCGGCCACGCGCACCACCCTCTCAAGTACCAACCTCAGCAACCGCCGCAGATGCCGCCGCCTTTCTCCCACTTCAACTCCATACCCATCACCCAACAGCTCCTCCACCAGGCCCCGCCTCCGCACCACCAGTACTTCCACCTCTTCCACCCGCCTCCCCCGCACCAGCAACAGTACCTCGCGGAGCCACGGCGATTCATCCCGGAGCACCAACTCGGCGGCGCGGCCATGGATCAGGAGTCCTGTCCCGACAACTCGGCGGCCAGCGGCGGCCTTCCGCCGTTCCTCGCGTCCGCGATGAGCTTTAAGCTCGCCGTCGACGGCGGAAGCCGTGAGAGAATCAATGTTGACGATGGCAGCATGTTGCGAGGCGACGATGTATCGGGGAACCGCCCGCATCATTGGCAGAGAGAAGACGACTCCGCCATTGAAGAACTTCCTTG GAGGCCGCTCGACATCGACTACATCGACAGGAACAACAAGAGGTGCAAGGATAAGGAGGCGGAGGCCGGCAGCAGCAACAATTTCtccaagaagagaaaagaagtggCGGATTCCGAGCGCGTGGAGGTCGCCGGCGGCAGCAATTACAAGATCTTCAGTGAACTGGAGGCCATCTACAAGCCCGGAAGCAGTGCCAACGTCGGCCAGACTGGCTCTGGATCTGCTCTCACCGGTGAGGAGACGATCCCCCCTGTCTTAAACGCCGCGGCCATGGCGCCGCCGCAGGATGCGGCCGTCGGGGAGACGTCGGCTGGAGAAGAGGCGACTGAAACGGTTAAGTCTTCGCCCTCCAcggggcggaggaggaggaggagtaggAGGAAGCGGCGGTTGCAGCAGCTGAGCGCGATGGCGGCCTTCTTCGAGAGCCTGGTAAAGCAGCTGATGGAACACCAGGAGGGCCTCCACCGGAAGTTCCTGGAGGTGATGGAGCGGCGGGAGCAGGAGCGCGCCGGCCGCGAGGACGCCTGGCGGAAGCAAGACGCCGCCAACACCAGCCGCGAGGCGGCGTCGCGATCCCAGGAGCGGGCCCTTGCTGCCTCCCGCGAGGCGGCGATCATCTCCTTCATCGAGAAGATGACCGGCCAGCGTCTCCACCTCCCATCCAACCCCCAACTCTCCATCGCGGAGGAATTCGACGCCATCCAAATGCCAAATCGCGACGCCACCGACACTTACTGCGCCGGCGGCAACCAGGCGCCCAAAGACTCGGCGACGTTGAACACGAGCCGGTGGCCCAAGGCCGAGGTGGAGGTTTTGATCGGCGTGCGAACAGAGCTGGAGGCCCGGTTCCAGGAGCCCGGGCTGAAGGCCCCCCTGTGGGAGGAGGTGAGCGCGGCGATGACCGCAATGGGCTACCGACGGAGCGCGAAGCGGTGCAAGGAGAAGTGGGAGAACATCAACAAGTACTTCCGGAAGACGAAGGAGAAAGCCAGAAACCGGCCGGAGCACTCCAAGACCTGCCCCTACTTCCAAAAGCTCGACCAGCTCTACTCCAACACCAAACATCCTTCTTCATCAACCCTCCTGAACTCTCAACTGCTAGAAGCAATTACAATGCCGCCGCCCGGCGAGAGCAGTACTCACCTTGCTACCGGTGACGAAGACGAGGAGCAGCGAAGCagacaagaagaagaggaagaagaagacagcCATGGAAACGCCGCAATGCACTG GGAATAG